From Streptomyces sp. Edi4, one genomic window encodes:
- a CDS encoding MFS transporter, whose protein sequence is MSWSRAALWERVPGGVDGRRMLSVAFVDRTGSGLWEAVSVLYFSYVAGLSLAQIGTLVAVSGAVGIAGAPVGGRIADRLPDTRVLIGLQMLRAVAAFALLTTHDFALLLVFASAGSFGDRSANVLTKLYAARIAGPERVRYQAVSRTVANAGWAVGGLAAAGALAIGSTASYQWLLAGNAVSFIGSAVITGLCAEPQAPGRTVAKSTDPTAKAQLANPWRDRRYLAFVATETVVFLDDAVFKIGLPLWTVHGTDAPTGLVPLLMVINNVMVVGLQVPLARFGATTQAARRLLLPLSVVFAVAGVTIAASAAHGATLAVTFLVAATVAFTLAEIIHATISWELSIALAADHAQGAYLGVHGLAQSVQRSLGPLAVTAAVATGPAGWIAFSAVIVAGCLTQYRLARPHPDRTPLSVAPVTLSEH, encoded by the coding sequence ATGAGCTGGAGCCGCGCCGCACTGTGGGAACGCGTGCCAGGAGGCGTCGACGGCCGTCGCATGCTGTCCGTCGCCTTCGTCGACCGAACCGGCAGCGGCCTGTGGGAGGCCGTCAGCGTCCTCTACTTCAGCTACGTGGCCGGGCTCTCGCTCGCCCAGATCGGCACCCTGGTCGCCGTGTCCGGAGCCGTCGGCATCGCCGGGGCGCCCGTAGGCGGCCGCATCGCCGACCGGCTCCCCGACACACGGGTGCTCATCGGTCTTCAAATGCTGCGCGCCGTAGCCGCGTTCGCGCTCCTGACCACTCATGACTTCGCCCTGCTGCTGGTGTTCGCCTCCGCCGGAAGCTTCGGCGACCGCTCGGCCAACGTCCTCACGAAGCTGTACGCGGCCCGGATCGCCGGGCCCGAGCGCGTGCGCTACCAGGCCGTCAGCCGGACCGTCGCCAACGCGGGCTGGGCCGTCGGCGGCCTCGCCGCCGCGGGGGCCCTGGCCATCGGCTCGACCGCCTCCTACCAGTGGCTCCTGGCCGGCAACGCCGTCTCGTTCATCGGATCCGCCGTCATCACCGGCCTGTGCGCCGAACCGCAGGCACCCGGCCGCACGGTCGCCAAGTCCACCGATCCGACGGCGAAGGCGCAGCTGGCCAACCCCTGGCGCGACCGCCGCTATCTGGCATTCGTGGCCACCGAAACCGTCGTCTTCCTCGACGATGCGGTGTTCAAGATCGGCCTGCCGCTCTGGACCGTGCACGGCACCGACGCGCCGACCGGCCTCGTCCCCCTGCTCATGGTGATCAACAACGTGATGGTGGTGGGGCTCCAGGTGCCCCTGGCCCGGTTCGGCGCCACCACGCAGGCCGCGCGCCGCCTGCTGCTCCCGCTCTCCGTGGTCTTCGCCGTGGCGGGAGTGACCATCGCGGCCTCCGCGGCGCACGGCGCCACGCTCGCCGTCACCTTCCTCGTCGCCGCGACGGTCGCCTTCACCCTCGCCGAGATCATCCACGCGACCATCTCCTGGGAACTCTCGATCGCCCTCGCGGCCGACCACGCCCAAGGCGCTTACCTCGGTGTCCACGGACTCGCCCAGTCCGTTCAACGCAGCCTCGGCCCCCTCGCCGTCACCGCCGCCGTCGCGACCGGCCCCGCCGGCTGGATCGCCTTCTCCGCGGTCATCGTGGCCGGCTGTCTGACCCAGTACCGCCTGGCCCGGCCCCACCCCGACCGAACGCCACTGTCAGTGGCGCCGGTTACGCTGAGTGAGCATTGA
- a CDS encoding aminotransferase class I/II-fold pyridoxal phosphate-dependent enzyme produces the protein MVTQYSISGTTAKGIAASVEAAVAGGDLGPGDALPPVRRLAEELTVSPGTVATAYKELRRRGVVVTRGRGGTVVAAAPAVASRRPPKVPAGLRDLAGGHPDAAFLPDPPALVAPSTGPRSHRSTPRLPRLEERVRAWFDADGVPCESVTFAHGALDCVARLLTTELRPGDAVAMEDPGYHHLLDLLQAMGLRTIAVGVDDEGMRPDLLRDALRAGARAVVCSPRAQNPYGGCFSPARRDELVEVLRQAPDVLVIENDHAAEIAGAELNSLTTGGLTRWAQVRTVTKYLGTDLRWAAAACDPVTLARHDGRLLLTSGWVSHLLQAAVLTLMDDPSAQLLVARAEVAYERRRTAFVKELAERGIVAHGASGMNVWVPVRDESAVVNGLRTRGWWVAAGARFRMAAAPGVRVTVAGLGTSRAAGLASDFADTLSESEATYGG, from the coding sequence GTGGTGACACAATATTCGATCTCCGGTACCACCGCCAAGGGCATTGCCGCGTCCGTCGAGGCCGCGGTCGCGGGCGGCGACTTGGGCCCGGGTGACGCGCTGCCTCCCGTACGGCGGCTGGCCGAGGAGCTGACGGTCAGTCCGGGCACGGTGGCGACCGCCTACAAGGAGCTGCGTCGGCGCGGTGTGGTCGTCACCCGGGGCCGGGGCGGGACGGTGGTGGCCGCCGCGCCGGCCGTCGCCTCCCGGCGGCCGCCCAAGGTGCCCGCAGGGCTGCGGGATCTGGCGGGTGGTCATCCCGACGCGGCGTTCCTGCCGGACCCGCCTGCGCTCGTCGCGCCTTCCACCGGCCCGCGCTCGCACCGCTCCACGCCCCGGCTGCCGCGGCTGGAGGAGCGGGTGCGTGCCTGGTTCGACGCCGACGGCGTGCCCTGCGAGTCCGTGACGTTCGCCCACGGGGCGCTCGACTGCGTCGCGCGGCTGCTGACCACGGAGCTGCGCCCCGGGGACGCGGTGGCGATGGAGGACCCCGGATACCACCATCTTCTCGACCTGTTGCAAGCCATGGGGCTGCGCACCATCGCGGTCGGGGTCGACGACGAGGGGATGCGGCCGGACCTGCTGCGCGACGCGCTGCGGGCCGGGGCCCGCGCCGTCGTGTGCAGCCCGCGAGCGCAGAACCCCTACGGGGGGTGCTTCTCGCCGGCGCGGCGCGATGAGCTGGTCGAGGTGCTGCGGCAGGCACCCGATGTCCTCGTGATCGAGAACGACCACGCCGCCGAGATCGCCGGAGCGGAACTCAACTCCCTCACCACGGGCGGGCTTACGCGCTGGGCACAGGTGCGGACCGTGACGAAGTACCTGGGCACTGATCTGCGGTGGGCGGCCGCCGCGTGTGATCCGGTGACCCTGGCGCGGCACGACGGGCGGCTGCTGCTCACGTCCGGATGGGTGAGTCATCTGTTGCAGGCCGCCGTGCTGACGCTCATGGACGACCCCTCGGCGCAGCTCCTGGTGGCGCGGGCGGAGGTCGCCTATGAGCGGCGGCGTACCGCGTTCGTCAAGGAGCTCGCGGAGCGCGGGATCGTGGCGCACGGTGCGAGTGGGATGAACGTGTGGGTGCCGGTGCGCGACGAGTCGGCCGTGGTCAACGGGCTGCGCACGCGCGGCTGGTGGGTGGCGGCCGGGGCCCGCTTCCGGATGGCGGCGGCGCCTGGCGTACGCGTGACCGTGGCCGGCCTCGGGACCTCACGAGCGGCCGGGCTGGCCTCGGACTTCGCCGACACGCTGAGCGAGTCCGAGGCCACCTATGGAGGGTGA
- a CDS encoding acetoacetate--CoA ligase has product MTSAANPDPQPAPLWQPDSDRIAAARITRFQAWAAERYGAPAEGGYPALHRWSVAELDTFWQAVAAWFDIRFSSPYEAVLADRTMPGAQWFPGATLNYAEHALRAAEDPARAGEPALLHVDEMHEPVETGWAELRRQVGSLAAELRAIGVRPGDRVSGYLPNVPQAVTAFLASAAVGAVWTSCAPDFGARSVLDRFQQVEPVVLFTVDGYRYGGKEHDRGDVVAELRRELPTLRAVVHVPLLGTPAPEGTLEWSALTAGETEPVFEQVPFDHPLWVLYSSGTTGLPKAIVQSQGGILLEHFKQIGLHCDLGPEDRFFWYTSTGWMMWNFLVSGLLTGTTVILYDGSPGHPHTGAQWGVAERTGATLFGTSAAYVMACRKAEVHPGRDFDLSRIKGVATTGSPLPPDGFRWLHDEVREDLWIASVSGGTDVCSCFAGAVPTLPVHIGELQAPCLGTDLQAWDAQGRPVIGEVGELVVTNPMPSMPTRFWNDPDGSRYRDSYFEMFPGVWRHGDWITLTDHGSVIIHGRSDSTLNRQGVRMGSADIYEVVERLPEIRESLVIGLEEPGGGYWMPLFVHLAEGAVLDDALRTKIKLAIREQLSPRHVPDEIIEAPGVPHTLTGKRIEVPVKRLLQGAALDKAVNPGSVDNLDLLRFYEDIARKRG; this is encoded by the coding sequence ATGACCTCTGCAGCGAACCCCGATCCGCAGCCCGCGCCCCTGTGGCAGCCGGACTCCGACCGCATCGCCGCCGCGCGGATCACCCGCTTCCAGGCCTGGGCCGCCGAGCGCTACGGGGCGCCCGCCGAGGGCGGATACCCGGCTCTCCACCGCTGGTCGGTCGCCGAACTCGACACCTTCTGGCAAGCCGTCGCCGCGTGGTTCGACATCCGCTTCTCCTCCCCGTACGAAGCTGTCCTTGCTGATCGAACGATGCCCGGAGCCCAGTGGTTCCCGGGCGCCACCCTGAACTACGCGGAACACGCGCTGCGCGCCGCCGAGGACCCCGCGCGGGCCGGCGAGCCCGCGCTGCTGCACGTCGACGAGATGCACGAACCCGTGGAGACCGGCTGGGCCGAGCTACGCCGCCAGGTCGGCTCGCTCGCCGCGGAGCTGCGGGCCATCGGGGTGCGGCCGGGCGACCGGGTCAGCGGCTATCTGCCCAACGTCCCGCAGGCGGTCACCGCCTTCTTGGCCTCGGCGGCCGTCGGCGCCGTGTGGACCTCCTGCGCCCCCGACTTCGGCGCCCGCAGCGTCCTGGACCGCTTCCAGCAGGTCGAGCCGGTCGTCCTGTTCACCGTGGACGGCTACCGCTACGGCGGCAAGGAGCACGACCGCGGCGACGTCGTGGCCGAGCTCCGCCGCGAACTGCCCACGCTGCGCGCCGTCGTGCACGTCCCGCTGCTCGGCACCCCGGCCCCCGAAGGCACCCTGGAGTGGTCCGCCCTGACGGCGGGCGAAACCGAACCCGTCTTCGAGCAGGTGCCCTTCGACCACCCCCTGTGGGTGCTCTACTCCTCCGGCACGACGGGTCTGCCCAAGGCCATCGTGCAGTCCCAGGGCGGCATCCTCCTCGAGCACTTCAAGCAGATCGGCCTGCACTGCGACCTCGGCCCCGAGGACCGCTTCTTCTGGTACACCTCCACCGGCTGGATGATGTGGAACTTCCTCGTCTCCGGCCTGCTCACCGGCACCACTGTGATCCTTTACGACGGCAGCCCCGGCCATCCCCACACGGGCGCGCAGTGGGGCGTGGCGGAGCGCACCGGCGCCACCCTGTTCGGCACGTCGGCCGCGTACGTCATGGCCTGCCGCAAGGCCGAGGTGCACCCGGGGCGCGACTTCGACCTGTCCCGTATCAAGGGTGTGGCGACCACCGGCTCGCCGCTGCCGCCCGACGGCTTCCGCTGGCTGCACGACGAGGTGCGCGAGGACCTGTGGATCGCATCGGTCAGCGGCGGCACCGACGTCTGCTCCTGTTTCGCGGGGGCGGTCCCGACGCTTCCCGTGCACATCGGCGAACTCCAGGCGCCCTGCCTCGGCACCGACCTCCAGGCCTGGGACGCCCAGGGCAGGCCCGTCATCGGCGAGGTCGGCGAGCTGGTCGTCACCAACCCCATGCCGTCCATGCCCACCCGTTTCTGGAACGACCCCGACGGCAGCCGCTACCGCGACAGCTACTTCGAGATGTTCCCCGGCGTGTGGCGGCACGGGGACTGGATCACCCTCACCGACCACGGCTCGGTGATCATCCACGGCCGCTCGGACTCCACCCTCAACCGCCAGGGTGTGCGCATGGGTTCGGCCGACATCTACGAGGTCGTCGAACGGCTGCCGGAGATCCGTGAGTCCCTGGTCATCGGCCTGGAGGAACCGGGTGGCGGCTACTGGATGCCCCTGTTCGTGCACCTCGCCGAGGGCGCCGTCCTGGACGACGCCCTCCGTACGAAGATCAAGCTGGCGATCCGCGAACAGCTTTCCCCGCGCCATGTCCCCGACGAGATCATCGAGGCGCCCGGCGTCCCGCACACCCTGACCGGCAAGCGCATCGAGGTGCCCGTCAAGCGCCTCCTCCAAGGCGCGGCTCTGGACAAGGCCGTCAACCCCGGTTCGGTGGACAACCTGGACCTGTTGCGTTTCTACGAGGACATCGCCCGCAAGCGCGGCTGA
- a CDS encoding glycoside hydrolase family 31 protein: protein MNGDGLVRSVKSVGSVRGLRALRSALLRRRADARDLPARGPERARVPGAVTGAEPGPGGGVVRFTRSALEVRVSGGGTVFWGWDGAGPEPSYALDGRAPEPDGRAALEPDKDGGWRVVSERMTVVISRHGAVEVRTPGGGVLRRELPPRWWEPVGGGRARWVQRSEVAADARFFGLGGRAAGPRLRDGSYRLWNTDPGGGFGPDDDPLYITMPVQLVVADAGTHLAFYDNTWDGRVLLREGEEGAGSGHDRPGGSELRMEGGPLRCWMVAGTPARVLAGWTTLTGAPALPPAWALGHQHARWGFGSEREVRRIVAGYTGRGLPLSALHLDIDHYDAHQVFTVDRSAFPDLPRLAEDLARDGVRLVSIVDPAVKAERGNAVYESGLAAGAFVKDAQGREVRGQVWPGECAYPDFTDPRTRAWWGGLYQERLDQGFAGVWHDMNEPVSFAPFGDATLPRSARHDLEGRGGDHREAHNVYGLTMARAGHEGLRELRSEERPFLFSRSGWAGMQRYGGTWSGDVSTGWPGLRASLALVLGLGLCGVPYSGPDVGGFTGSPSPELYLRWFQLGAWLPLFRTHAAKWAGRREPWEFGPAVLEGARAALAERRRLHPYFMTLAQLARLTGAPYARPLWWGAPGDRALRDCEDAFLLGDALLVAPVLERGADRRPVRLPRGRWYDTATGEVHEGPGQVLLPAPLSRIPVLARAGSVIPVQGEDGGLELEVWAPAAGHTGGGLLVRDAGDGWEHAAVERFSTRVVKGEVVVERTGAGADAEVGHPVRVRGVAP, encoded by the coding sequence ATGAACGGCGATGGCCTGGTGCGCTCGGTGAAGTCGGTCGGTTCGGTGCGCGGGTTGCGGGCGCTGCGCTCGGCCCTGCTGCGGCGCCGGGCGGACGCGCGGGACCTGCCGGCGCGCGGTCCCGAGCGCGCTCGGGTGCCGGGGGCGGTGACCGGGGCCGAGCCCGGGCCGGGCGGCGGTGTCGTGCGGTTCACGCGTTCCGCGCTCGAGGTGCGGGTCTCGGGGGGCGGCACGGTGTTCTGGGGCTGGGACGGCGCGGGGCCGGAGCCGTCGTACGCCCTGGACGGCCGGGCCCCGGAGCCGGACGGGCGGGCGGCCCTCGAACCGGACAAGGACGGCGGCTGGCGGGTGGTGTCCGAGCGGATGACCGTGGTGATCTCCCGGCACGGAGCCGTGGAGGTGCGCACCCCGGGCGGCGGGGTGCTGCGCCGCGAGCTGCCGCCCCGGTGGTGGGAGCCGGTCGGCGGCGGCCGGGCCCGCTGGGTGCAGCGGTCCGAGGTGGCGGCCGACGCGCGGTTCTTCGGGCTGGGCGGGCGCGCGGCCGGACCCCGGCTGCGCGACGGTTCGTACCGCCTGTGGAACACCGATCCCGGCGGCGGTTTCGGCCCCGACGACGACCCGCTGTACATCACGATGCCCGTGCAGCTGGTGGTGGCGGACGCGGGGACCCATCTCGCCTTCTACGACAACACCTGGGACGGCCGGGTGCTGCTGCGTGAGGGAGAGGAGGGCGCGGGCTCGGGCCACGACCGGCCGGGCGGCAGCGAGTTGCGGATGGAAGGAGGACCGCTGAGATGCTGGATGGTGGCGGGCACACCGGCCCGGGTCCTGGCGGGCTGGACGACACTGACCGGCGCGCCCGCGCTGCCGCCGGCCTGGGCGCTCGGCCACCAGCACGCCCGCTGGGGTTTCGGCAGTGAGCGCGAGGTGCGGCGGATCGTCGCCGGGTACACCGGGCGCGGCCTGCCGCTGTCCGCGCTGCACCTGGACATCGACCACTACGACGCCCACCAGGTCTTCACCGTGGACCGGAGCGCGTTCCCCGATCTGCCGCGCCTGGCCGAGGACTTGGCCCGCGACGGGGTGCGGCTGGTCTCGATCGTGGATCCCGCGGTGAAGGCCGAGCGGGGGAACGCGGTGTACGAGAGCGGTCTTGCCGCCGGGGCGTTCGTCAAGGACGCCCAGGGGCGCGAGGTGCGCGGCCAGGTGTGGCCCGGCGAGTGCGCCTACCCCGACTTCACGGACCCGAGGACCCGCGCCTGGTGGGGCGGCCTCTACCAGGAACGGCTCGACCAGGGCTTCGCCGGCGTGTGGCACGACATGAACGAGCCGGTGTCCTTCGCCCCGTTCGGAGACGCGACGCTGCCGAGGTCGGCCCGGCACGATCTGGAGGGCCGGGGCGGCGATCACCGCGAGGCCCACAATGTGTACGGGCTCACCATGGCCCGGGCCGGTCATGAGGGACTGCGCGAACTGCGCTCTGAAGAGCGGCCGTTCTTGTTCTCGCGGTCCGGCTGGGCCGGGATGCAGCGCTACGGCGGCACCTGGTCCGGTGACGTCTCGACGGGCTGGCCCGGGCTGCGCGCCTCGCTGGCCCTGGTGCTCGGCCTCGGCCTGTGCGGAGTGCCGTACTCGGGGCCCGACGTGGGCGGCTTCACCGGCAGCCCTTCGCCCGAGCTGTACCTGCGCTGGTTCCAACTCGGCGCCTGGCTGCCCCTGTTCCGTACGCATGCCGCGAAGTGGGCGGGGCGGCGCGAGCCGTGGGAGTTCGGCCCGGCGGTGCTCGAAGGCGCCAGGGCCGCGCTCGCGGAACGCCGGCGGCTGCACCCGTACTTCATGACGCTGGCCCAGCTGGCCCGGCTGACCGGGGCTCCTTACGCACGCCCGCTGTGGTGGGGCGCGCCGGGCGACCGGGCGCTGCGCGACTGCGAGGACGCCTTCCTGCTCGGTGACGCGCTGCTCGTGGCCCCGGTTCTGGAGCGCGGCGCGGACCGGCGGCCGGTGCGGCTGCCGCGCGGGCGGTGGTACGACACCGCGACGGGCGAGGTGCACGAGGGCCCGGGCCAGGTGCTGTTGCCCGCTCCCCTCTCCCGTATCCCGGTGCTGGCCCGGGCGGGTTCGGTGATCCCGGTGCAAGGTGAGGACGGCGGCCTTGAGCTGGAGGTGTGGGCGCCCGCCGCCGGCCATACGGGCGGCGGCCTCCTGGTGCGGGACGCGGGGGACGGCTGGGAGCACGCGGCGGTGGAGCGGTTCTCGACGCGGGTCGTCAAGGGCGAGGTCGTGGTGGAGCGGACCGGCGCGGGCGCGGACGCCGAGGTCGGCCATCCGGTGCGGGTACGCGGGGTGGCGCCCTGA
- a CDS encoding NUDIX domain-containing protein, translated as MSATPKQPLADSHCGACGTPYEAPRGWPRSCASCGTVAYRNPLPVAVALLPVTGADGAGLVVITRTIEPQRGGLALPGGFVDHGESWQQAVVRELREETGIEARADEVRLADVLSSPAHLLVFGLLPARAAADLPPSAATEESAGWEALWEPAELAFPLHTDAVRAWFAGKYAHGRGGHPAG; from the coding sequence GTGAGTGCCACCCCGAAGCAGCCCCTGGCCGACTCCCACTGCGGTGCGTGCGGGACCCCGTACGAGGCGCCGCGTGGCTGGCCCCGCTCGTGCGCGTCCTGCGGCACGGTCGCCTACCGCAACCCGCTTCCCGTGGCCGTCGCCCTGCTGCCCGTCACCGGAGCGGACGGGGCCGGCCTGGTGGTCATCACCCGCACCATCGAGCCCCAACGCGGCGGCCTCGCCCTGCCCGGCGGTTTCGTCGATCACGGCGAGAGCTGGCAGCAGGCGGTGGTACGCGAACTGAGGGAGGAGACCGGCATCGAGGCGCGGGCCGATGAGGTGCGTCTCGCGGACGTGCTGAGCTCGCCCGCGCATCTGCTGGTGTTCGGCCTGCTGCCCGCGCGCGCGGCGGCGGACCTGCCGCCATCGGCAGCGACCGAGGAGAGCGCGGGCTGGGAAGCGCTGTGGGAACCGGCCGAGTTGGCGTTCCCGTTGCACACCGATGCGGTCCGCGCGTGGTTCGCGGGGAAGTACGCCCACGGCCGTGGCGGCCACCCGGCCGGCTGA
- a CDS encoding M15 family metallopeptidase, with protein MTLRTGRRGTAHRAPSRMLRALMAAAATLLTVTALAPAAHAAPRPKAPRQFVALSSVDPTIIQEMRYVTAHDFVGEPIDGYRRPLCLLTRPAAQALHRAQQSLLRQGYSLKVYDCYRPQRAVDHFVRWAKDLHDERMKAEFYPRVDKSRLFADGYIAAKSGHSRGSTMDVTIVRLPALPTRPYHPGQPLAPCYAPRAERFPDNSLDMGTGFDCFDTLAHTDDPRVQGVQKANRQFLKRTLEAQGFVNLPEEWWHFTYQPEPFPDTYFDFPVAWWPVAGH; from the coding sequence ATGACACTACGTACCGGACGACGAGGCACGGCCCACCGGGCGCCGTCACGGATGCTGCGCGCGCTCATGGCCGCAGCCGCCACGCTGCTCACCGTCACCGCGCTCGCCCCCGCCGCGCACGCGGCACCGCGGCCGAAGGCGCCCAGACAGTTCGTGGCGCTGAGTTCGGTCGATCCCACGATCATCCAGGAGATGCGCTACGTCACCGCGCACGACTTCGTGGGCGAACCGATCGACGGATACCGCCGGCCGCTGTGCCTCCTGACACGGCCGGCCGCCCAGGCCCTGCACCGGGCCCAGCAGTCGCTGCTGCGGCAGGGCTACTCCCTCAAGGTCTACGACTGCTATCGGCCGCAGCGGGCCGTCGACCACTTCGTGCGGTGGGCGAAGGACCTTCACGACGAGAGGATGAAGGCGGAGTTCTACCCCCGGGTCGACAAGTCGAGGCTGTTCGCGGACGGGTACATCGCCGCGAAGTCCGGCCACAGCCGGGGCAGCACGATGGATGTGACGATCGTCAGGCTGCCCGCGCTCCCCACCCGGCCCTACCACCCCGGGCAGCCGCTGGCGCCCTGCTACGCGCCGCGCGCCGAACGGTTCCCGGACAACTCCCTCGACATGGGCACCGGGTTCGACTGCTTCGACACCCTGGCGCATACCGACGATCCCCGCGTCCAGGGCGTCCAGAAGGCGAACCGGCAGTTCCTCAAGCGCACCCTGGAGGCGCAGGGCTTCGTCAACCTGCCCGAGGAGTGGTGGCACTTCACGTATCAGCCGGAGCCCTTCCCCGACACCTATTTCGACTTTCCCGTGGCGTGGTGGCCGGTGGCGGGGCACTGA